One genomic region from Athalia rosae chromosome 3, iyAthRosa1.1, whole genome shotgun sequence encodes:
- the LOC105685661 gene encoding uncharacterized protein LOC105685661 isoform X1: MTWGSFGVFLAILGSIEAVTVVDHHPEEEYIIEHEILYKDAIEEARRLKIYPGKFRLKNRDHECKEQTWRTDANLPMPEQFYRRCFSNAGPIPGCKDCTSSEMTYCRDGGVLNDHCCCDNGPDDEVFKFMPHVCRIGPELCRVRAEDCAEYTRLRECCCYAYHAEKWKNKASGSRGINDKMSRSLTLLASAVIGRVFLS, translated from the exons ATGACCTGGGGAAGTTTTGGGGTGTTTCTGGCGATCCTGGGGAGCATCGAAGCAGTGACAGTGGTTGACCATCACCCCGAGGAGGAGTATATCATAGAACATGAAATTCTTTACAAAGATGCCATCGAGGAGGCGAGGAGACTCAAAATATATCCTG GCAAGTTTCGACTGAAAAATCGAGATCACGAATGTAAAGAACAAACTTGGAGAACTGACGCGAATCTCCCGATGCCTGAGCAATTTTATCGACGCTGTTTTTCCAACGCAGGGCCGATCCCTGGGTGTAAGGATTGCACGTCGAGTGAGATGACGTATTGCCGCGACGGAGGGGTGCTCAACGATCACTGCTGCTGTGATAACGGACCCGATGACG AGGTTTTCAAGTTCATGCCCCACGTCTGCCGTATCGGACCGGAACTTTGCAGAGTTCGTGCGGAAGACTGTGCGGAATATACGCGACTCCGCGAGTGCTGTTGCTACGCGTATCACGCTGAAAAAT ggAAGAACAAAGCGAGCGGTTCGAGAGGTATCAACGACAAAATGTCGCGCAGCTTGACCTTGTTGGCCTCAGCAGTAATCGGAAGAGTATTTCTATCCTGA
- the LOC105685661 gene encoding uncharacterized protein LOC105685661 isoform X3 has protein sequence MTWGSFGVFLAILGSIEAVTVVDHHPEEEYIIEHEILYKDAIEEARRLKIYPGPIPGCKDCTSSEMTYCRDGGVLNDHCCCDNGPDDEVFKFMPHVCRIGPELCRVRAEDCAEYTRLRECCCYAYHAEKWKNKASGSRGINDKMSRSLTLLASAVIGRVFLS, from the exons ATGACCTGGGGAAGTTTTGGGGTGTTTCTGGCGATCCTGGGGAGCATCGAAGCAGTGACAGTGGTTGACCATCACCCCGAGGAGGAGTATATCATAGAACATGAAATTCTTTACAAAGATGCCATCGAGGAGGCGAGGAGACTCAAAATATATCCTG GGCCGATCCCTGGGTGTAAGGATTGCACGTCGAGTGAGATGACGTATTGCCGCGACGGAGGGGTGCTCAACGATCACTGCTGCTGTGATAACGGACCCGATGACG AGGTTTTCAAGTTCATGCCCCACGTCTGCCGTATCGGACCGGAACTTTGCAGAGTTCGTGCGGAAGACTGTGCGGAATATACGCGACTCCGCGAGTGCTGTTGCTACGCGTATCACGCTGAAAAAT ggAAGAACAAAGCGAGCGGTTCGAGAGGTATCAACGACAAAATGTCGCGCAGCTTGACCTTGTTGGCCTCAGCAGTAATCGGAAGAGTATTTCTATCCTGA
- the LOC105685661 gene encoding uncharacterized protein LOC105685661 isoform X2: MTWGSFGVFLAILGSIEAVTVVDHHPEEEYIIEHEILYKDAIEEARRLKIYPAGVDEKGPIPGCKDCTSSEMTYCRDGGVLNDHCCCDNGPDDEVFKFMPHVCRIGPELCRVRAEDCAEYTRLRECCCYAYHAEKWKNKASGSRGINDKMSRSLTLLASAVIGRVFLS; this comes from the exons ATGACCTGGGGAAGTTTTGGGGTGTTTCTGGCGATCCTGGGGAGCATCGAAGCAGTGACAGTGGTTGACCATCACCCCGAGGAGGAGTATATCATAGAACATGAAATTCTTTACAAAGATGCCATCGAGGAGGCGAGGAGACTCAAAATATATCCTG CGGGAGTGGATGAAAAAG GGCCGATCCCTGGGTGTAAGGATTGCACGTCGAGTGAGATGACGTATTGCCGCGACGGAGGGGTGCTCAACGATCACTGCTGCTGTGATAACGGACCCGATGACG AGGTTTTCAAGTTCATGCCCCACGTCTGCCGTATCGGACCGGAACTTTGCAGAGTTCGTGCGGAAGACTGTGCGGAATATACGCGACTCCGCGAGTGCTGTTGCTACGCGTATCACGCTGAAAAAT ggAAGAACAAAGCGAGCGGTTCGAGAGGTATCAACGACAAAATGTCGCGCAGCTTGACCTTGTTGGCCTCAGCAGTAATCGGAAGAGTATTTCTATCCTGA